The Nostoc sp. PCC 7524 nucleotide sequence AACATTACTCTTTTGCAAAATAATTCACGATGGTACAAGCGTGAATGCACTGAGGAGCGATAATTAACTCAACAATCATATTGATACAAGCACAGGGCTAGAGTTTTGTGATATCAATGTATACCAGTGAATCAATCAAATATTCTCCTAGAGCAGACATTGGACAAACGAGCCGTGTTCTGGTTGTAGAAGATGAAGAGCTAATCCAAGAGATGCTAGCCGTAGCATTAGAGGAAGAAGGTTATGGAGTGCTGACAGTTCCTGACGGGCGTTCGGCGGTGGAATATATCAAAGGCTTTGAACCCAATGGGGGAGAATTTCCCTTTGACTTAATTATTCTAGATATCATGTTGCCTCAGATTAATGGGTTAGATATTTGCCGCTTGTTACGTCATCAAGGCAACCCAGTACCGATTTTGATGTTAAGTGCTAAAGGTAGCGAAACCGATCGCGTGTTAGGTTTAGAAGTCGGTGCAGATGACTACCTGACTAAACCCTTTAGTATGCGGGAATTAGTGGCACGTTGTCGCGCTTTACTCCGTCGTCAGCGTTTAAGCACCCTACCACAGCTACCCGTACTTAAATACAAGGAAGTAACCTTGAACCCTCAAGAGTGTCGGGTGTTAGTGCGCGGACAAGAAGTGAATCTTTCCCCCAAAGAATTCCGCTTATTAGAATTATTTATGAGTTATGCGCGACGGGTTTGGTCGCGGGAGCAATTACTAGATCAGGTTTGGGGCCCTGATTTTGTCGGTGATAGCAAAACTGTAGATGTTCATATCCGGTGGTTGCGCGAAAAGCTAGAGCAAGATCCCAGCCACCCAGAATATATTGTGACTGTCAGAGGATTTGGCTATCGGTTCGGATAATCTATTGAGATAGTTGTTAGTTTTTATTAATCACCAAGCAACTAACAACTCAAACTCAAATGCTTTTATTGGGATTTTTTCTGGGTTTAGCGGTAGGCATTGGGTTTTGGATTTGGCAACAGGTTCAACTAAATCGCTACCTGTGGCAATTACTCCAGCCGTTAAATTCCCGTTCTTCTAAATTGGCGCTGTCTTGGCTTCCTCGTCTACGGCAAGAAATCACTACCCTTAAGCAGCAACGCCAAGACTTGCAGCAGTCGCTACAAACTCACCAAGATCTCCTGGATGTGGCACCAGTGGGATATTTGCAAGTCGATGAAGAAAATCAACTGCTCTGGTGCAATCAGCAAGCCCAGAAAATGTTGTATTTACAACGATGGCAACCAGGGCAGGTACGTCTGTTGCTAGAATTGGTGCGGTCATATGAACTTGATCAGCTGATTGAACAAACACGCGATCGCCAAAAAGCCCAAACCAAAGAGTGGGTTTTTCACCCTTCTTGTGATAATGCGGCGGAAATGCCCACCATCAAATCTCTAACTTTGCGAGGCTCTAGTTTACCTTTACCTCACGGACAGGTGGGAGTATTTTTAGAAAACCGTCAACCCTTGCTAGATATGAATCATGTCAGGGAGCGATCGTTTTCGGATTTAGCCCATGAATTAAGAACACCCCTGACTTCGATTCGCTTAGTTGTAGAAACCCTACAAAATCGCCTAGAACCGCCTTTAAATCGCTGGGTTGACCGTTTGATGCAGGAGGTAGATAGACTCATTAACTTGGTGCAAAGCTGGCTAGAACTCACCCAAATTGAAATCAACCCCGCCATGCAACTGCAAGCGGAGGATGTGGAAGTGCGATCGCTCATAGCCTCTGTTTGGGAAACCCTAGAACCATTAGCACAGCGCCAACACCTGTCTCTAGCTTATTCCGGCCCTGAAGAGATTTGGATGAAAGCTGATCCAGCCCGTATTTATCAAGTCTTCCTGAACTTGCTTGATAACAGCATCAAGTACAGTTCTCCTGATACCAGCATCCAAATTCAGGCAAAAATTTTATCGTCACAAGATATTCCCAGTTTAGAAATTAATCTCATTGATTCTGGTGTAGGCTTTGCTTCAGAAGATTTACCCCACATTTTTGAGCGATTTTACCGGGGAGATAAAGCGCGGACTCATACCCCAATGCCAGAAAGTAATTCTATGGGCGCAATGGTTGGGAATGGTTTAGGATTAGCGATCGTGCGGCAAATTGTTCTAGCTCACGGTGGTTCAATCAAAGCCATGAATCATCCCGAAACTGGTGGCGCATGGATGCAACTTCTCTTCCCTGAAGTGATGGCAAACTCATAGAGCCAAGACTATAGTTAAAAATATCTTCACGTTTGAGACTACAAGTGTGAAAGCCGTTCTTTATAGTCCCAACCCAGACAGTCCCCAGTTAGCACGCGCCATTAGGCGTTTAGAACGGGATGTATTACGCATGGGAGCTTTGGTAGAACAATCATTTCGCCTCAGCCACCAAGCGTTATTTGCCCGTGATTTAACAGCAGCTGAGGAACTGCCACGATTAGATAAAAAAATTGATCGTTTTTATAGACAAATAGAATCAGACTGTACGGCCATCATGACACTACAAGCACCAACAGCTCAAGATTTACGCTGTTTAAGTGCTTTTATGCAGCTTGTGAGAGATTTAGAGCGGATTGGAGATTATGCCAAGGATTTAGCTGACATTGCGGTGAAAATCTTTCCCTATCCTCCTCACACGTCTTTACCAGAAATTGCAGTCATGTCTCATCATGCCCAAGCCATGTTAGCAACTAGCTTAATAGCTTTGGCAGATTTAGATGAAGTCGGTGGGCGAAGTATCAAGCACTTGGATGATGCCGTAGACAATGCTTATGATCGTCTTTATCAAACTTTAGCTCAACAACGCGATGTCCCAGGTGTTGTGGAACCAATTATATTGCTAGCATTAGCAATTCGTTGTTTGGAACGTATGGCAGATCATGCAACTAATATTGGTCAACGAGTGGCGTATATTGTTACAGGTCAACGCTCTTAAATTAAGCTCAGAGCATGAGAGATAGGGGATTGGTAATTAACCAATCCTCTATTTTTTTGTTGGGGCATGGGGCAATCTCCAGAAATTAAATATGCGTTTTCCAGAAACCTTGTAGAGACGTTCCATGGGTAGGGATTTTCGTCTCTACATTCTTTTTTGGAGATATAGTATTCACATTTAGATGAAAACTTAGTTAATCACAGTGAGATTTTACTAAATGCTAACCTTTTCTTAATCTTACGCGATTAGATTGGCGTAGTAACCAGAGAAAATTAATTCTAATCCTCAACTTGCGCCAGCTTTCTATCCCGCCAAAAAATTTATTCCGAGGCGGAATATCGGGTAGGTGCAAGAGATAAGCTAATCTCCTGCACAATGTTTATCTTCGTAAATTTATGTAAAAGTTTATACTAGCGTACATGAAAATATACATAACTCAACAAAGAAAATTGCTATAGGTAAAACTCAACAATAATAGGCAAAATATATTACCTACTAATTATTTGACTATTAGCATTAATTATCAGATATATTACTCACTATAATGTATGTATAAATATATCAATCATTGTTTTTTATATATACATTACCGATGAACTAATTATCATTAAAAATACCAAAAAGTGATAAAAATATGATAATGATCTTTACAAGAATCATTCACTATTAATATATTTAATATTAAATAAAATAATATCCCATTATACAAATATTAAACAATATCTATTAAAAATAAATTACCAACTTTATTCTCTATTGAAAGGTAGTATTAATAACCAGTTTTTGAATGACTCAGAAGCTTTAAAACCATCCAAAATTTACTAATCACCATCTAGCAAACACTCCCACAATGTCATCGATAATTTTTACACCAGATTCTGCCACCGCATTAGACAAACCTAACTTTAGTGGGCATTTATCACAAAGACTATTTACCCGTCGAGAAGTCCTACCAACCCGTAATGATGTACTGTGGCTGATTGAACGTGGGGCAGTTCGCACTATAACTTGGGGTGAAGATGGCACATTTATCACTTTGGGATATTGGGGGGCTGGTGATGTCATTGGGTATGCTTTATCTAAAGTCAAACCATACCAAATTGAGTGTCTGACCAGTGTAGAAGCGTCCACCTTGCCGCCACATCTTTGGCATCAATATACAGATGCTTTAATAGCTCACATTCAAACCTCAGAAGAGCTTTTAAGCATAGTAAACCGTAAACCCATTTCATTACGGTTGTGGCAATTTTTGTTGTGGTTAAGTGAAAGATTTGGACGGAATGTCGAACAAGGTACTCTGATTGAATTATATATCACTCATCAGGAAATTGCAGAGGTCTTGAATACGACAAGAGTAACAATAACAAAGCTGCTACAGGAGTTTGAAACGGAAGGAATGCTGTTACGCCATCAGCGTCGAATTATTTTGCGTTTACCAAATAATTAAATGGAAAATTTAATAGAAAAAATTTAGTTTTGCTCTTGTGCTAATGGCTGTAAAATATGTATAATCACTACTGATATCATGTGTAAATTCCCTTATAGACATTGGGGTTATAGATTTTACCATGTATTCAAACGAGTTGGTGTGAGTGAAAGATAAAATCATGACAAAATTATTTTGGAACGCTTTAAAGGTAAGTCCAGCGATCGTTGCTGCCACCTTTGTTGCAGCTAATGGTGCATACGCTGCGGAAGCTAATGAAAATGTGACAAGTGTTGCCCAATTGACCCAAGCTTCTCAAGAAATGGGTCAGGTAACATCCGTATCTCAATTCTCTGACGTACAACCTACAGACTGGGCTTTCCAAGCATTGCAATCCTTGGTTGAGCGTTACGGTTGTATCGCAGGTTATCCCAACCTCACATACCGTGGTAATCGTGCTTTGACCCGGTATGAGTTTGCGGCTGGTTTAAATGCTTGTTTAGACAGAGTAAATGAGTTAATTGCTACAGCTACAGCTGACTTGGTAACTAAGGAAGATTTAGCTACCTTACAACGTTTGCAAGAAGAATTTTCTGCGGAATTAGCTACCCTGCGCGGTCGCGTCGATGCTTTAGAAGCGCGTACTGCTGAATTGGAAGCTAATCAGTTCTCTACTACCACCAAACTCTCAGGGGAAGCAATCTTTGGCTTGTCTCAAGTATTTGGTGATACAAGAGCTGATGGTGACAACGACTCAACTAATAATGGTGATCTAGAGAGCAACACCACCTTCTCTAACCGTGTACGGTTAACACTGAACACCAGCTTCACCGGTACAGACAGACTACAAACTCGTTTGAACGCTGGTAACTTCATCCCCAATAATGGCACAACGGGTACTAGAATGACCCGTTTGGGCTTTGATGAAGAAACTGATAATCAAGTTGTAATCGATAAAGTTAACTACGCTTTCAATTTAGGTCCAGCACGGGTCAAGATTGATGCTGTTGGTGCTGAGTTGAACGATAACGTCAACGTCTTCCATCCTGACTTCAGCAGCAGTGGTTCAGGCGCGCTCTCTCGCTATGGACGTTTCAGCCCAATTTATCGTTTTGGTGCTGATGGTGCAGGTTTGACAGTTGAATTCAATCCTGGTGGTCCTTTGACATTGAGCGCAGCTTATTTAGCACCTAACGCCAATGACCCATCTGCTCGTAATGGTTTGTTCGATGGTAGTAATGCTATCTTCGGTCAAGTCGCTTTCAAACCAAATGACGCATTGAATATAGGTTTTACCTATGTTCGTGCTTATCAGAATAGTGCAGGTAATGGTGTAAACCTGACCGGCAGTACAGGAAGCAGTATAGCACCTAACTCTGCTCGCAGACCTTTTGGTAATGATGCTACTTCATCTAACAACTACGGTATCCAAGCGACCTTCCAACCTAGCTCTAAATTGACTTTTGGTGGTTGGGTAGGTTACACCGATGCGAAAGCAGAAGCTGGTGCTGACAGAGATGCTGATATTTGGTACTGGGCTGCTAGCTTGGCTGTGAAAGACTTTGGTAGAGAAGGTAACACCTTTGGTTTAATTTTTGGTCAACCACCTAAATTAACTGGTGGTAGCGGAATTACCAGAGATCCTAACACTTCCTATCACTTAGAAGGACTGTACAAAATCAGCCTGACCGAGAACATTCAGGTCACACCTGGATTGTTGGTGATTTTCAACCCTGAACACAGAGACAGCAACGATACCATTTATGTTGGTACTCTCCGCACAACCTTCAGATTCTAAAAAAATGACAGTGGGTTAGTTAGCATTTGACTGCTGACTAACAATGACAGCCCGCCTACAAGCGGGCTTTTATTTTTTTAAAGTGAGTTTTCTGACCTCTCCCCCGACCCCTCTCCGACGCGGAGAGGGGAGTAAAAAGCTTAATTTAATTTGGCGTTGCTCCTTCTTTTCTCGCAGGAAAGAGAGATTGGGGCAGAGAGGAGTAAAAATTTATTCAGCTTCCAAGTCTGGTTGCTTAGATAAATCTGAGGGAGGCCGATCGCTACTCCATGCCCACCAAGCACAACCACACTGGCAACTATAAAACTCCTGCCATTTGCGACGATGGTTTTCTGTCAGCACAGGCGATCGCCGATTAATCCAAACTTGCAAAGCCTCTAAACTACTAGCACGGCAACTAGGACAGCAAAACTCATAAGCGTGAACTGCCTTATCTGTCCATTCAGGTGGTGTGGGAGCAAAAGCGTCCATTGGTATAATTCTTAAATCGTAATAATAGAATACACGGGGTGGGGAGCAGAGGTGCAGGGGAAGCAGGGGAAGCAGGGGAGGTAGGGGGAGCAGAATGGAACCAAAGATTGAAATTCGCCGATTGTTAGATGTGATGCCTGCTTCTGGGCGCATGACTACTAAAATTGTTAGTAAACCAGAACAGTCTCAGGTGATGGATGCTGCTTTTCCCTTACCTTGGAATCAGGAACGACCAATATATATTAATTTTGATTTGTGGGGTCGTCTGCCGAAACCACAACGAGATTTACTGTTATTACGGAAAGTTTCCTGGTTGACAGGTGTGAGATGGTTTAAACCTGATATTTATCAAGGTGTCGCCTTGGCTGGGTTATTGGGTGGATTAGTCGAATTCACCCAGTCAGATTTTGTGGGTGTGGCGGTAGCTGGGGGGTTAAGTGCGATCGCTCTCACACGGATTTGGCGCAGCAATAAATCTCAGGAATCAGAGATAAATGCTGATTTAGCCGCAATTCGGGTAGCACAAAGACGGGGTTACTCAGAAACGGAAGCTGCTCAACATTTGTTGTCTGCGATTGAGACAGTCAGCAAAATTGAAGGTAATTCTGGGTTAAGTTTTATCGATTTAATTCGTTGCCAAAATTTGAGAGCGATCGCTGGATTATCGCCCATTGGTGTACCAGATGATTACGATAAATAAGGGACTTCCAGAGAAAAAATATTCCAAATGTAGGGTGCGTCAGTATGAAGAATTTCTTTGTGTAGTTAGGTTTTCTGACACTGACGCACCCTACTAAACTATCAAGTCCTCTCTGCGAGACGCTGTGCGTAGCTTGCTTCCCCGGAGGGGTACACTACGAACACCTTATTGGTTAATCATCTTGGCCAGAATATTATGTGTCATCGTCTGTGCATCAGGACTTAATACCGAGGGGCGTAACTTGGGCGCATTGTAATCATCTAATCCCCAACTCCACTGTATTGAACCAGTGGCAAAGACTATTGCTCCAGAATCTGCCGTGTACATAGTCATATCGGAATATCTAGTTCTGCCCTTATATCGATAAGGAGAATGAGCTAGACGTATTGTATTAGCTGGGGCGTGGCGAAACATTCGATCTACTTCGTAGCCTAATAGTCCTTTTAAACGCATCTCTTGGGGGGGGATTTGGCGAGCATTCTTCACAGATGCTGTATTATCGGGCTGTAATTGCGTACCAGCTAACAACCAATCCGGTGCTGTGTTATTCACAACAATGTCGTCATTTACTTGAAATGTTTCATACATCACCCCTATCAATGCTTCCTCTGGGCGATTTACAGGTTTACTACGCCACTGAGTTGTGACTAAGAAATCGTTTGTCGGATCATTGTCTCTCGCAAATGGATCTAAAGCCGCACTTTCTTTGTAAGCAACGATAGTACGGTTCATGTCCTTAGTAATTCGACTTGGCTCAAAACGAATCTGCCAGTAGCAGGTGTTAGCAGAGAAAAATCCCAGATTTAAACCGTTATCCCTAGCTGTTTCTACATTTTGGCGCATTTTTGCTGTCCAATATTCGTCATGCCCTACTGACAGAAAAACCTTGTGCAACCACAGCATGGGTTTGGTGGTATTGAGGTCTAAACGATTTTCATGGGTATCAATATTTGTGATATATGTAACATCATAGCCAGAACGTTCTAGCCACCTAACCATGTTATATTCCCAGCCGGCGTTAGAAGTTTTATTTGGTGGTTGAACATTGGTTAAAAATTCTCCTGCACCAACTCCATAGGCGGCGGCTGGATTGGGACTAGCAGCATAGGGACGGTTGAAAGAAACTTTGTATGCTTGTTTACCGCGACTATTCCAACGGTATAGGGACATTTCACCCCAGTTGTTGTAGGCTTGATAAGTTGTGATGCTTGATTGAAATACGAGATCAGAAGGGCGACTGTCATCACGCACCACAAAGATAATGTAGCTTTGCTTACCACTTTTACTAGCAGTCAGTTTTGCTAAATAAAAACCACTAGCCCATTGTGTGGGATCTTGAGAGTTATACGGGATTTCGAGAGTGTATGGATTTTTCCAATTACATTCAATCAGACCAGTGCTTTTATCTATAATTGGCGGTGGTTGCTTAACTCCTACTCTTTGAATAGCAGCAGCCATTTGCCTACCACCAGCACCACCATACCAACCCATCCGAAAGATTTCTATGGTATAGTTTGGCTCTTTAGTATTGACAAATAACTTAATTGTGTCGCCACGATTCACGCTTGTGAGTGAAGCATAGCCTTCTATCTCTCGCCTAGTGGCGGGATTAGTCAACTGCCAAGCTGTAGTGCCAATTTTTTGATTTTCAATGATGATGGGATTATTTTTTTGATCAGCAAACTCTACAAGATGATCCGCGATCGCATCTGGTTGGTAAAAAACGATAACAGTAGTGAAAATTAATAATACTGGTAATACAACCCTGGTAATCAGGTTTAATCGTTGTCTCAATAACATCAGTAGTGAGCAATTAAATCGGTACGATGTTTTAATTGTTTCACGTTTTGTATAAGAGCAGGTAGTTTCGATCAATGTCTATGCCTCTGTGCCTCGGTGCCTCTGTGGTAAAAAAACTACAAAGACACGTAGACACAGAGAGCATGAAAATACCTCTTCTCTAGCCCCTAGACTCTACTTTTAAACAATGATAAAGTTTGTACTCATAGCCATCTACGGATGGCAAAGTTTGAGTATCGGCTGCACATTTTTTGACTGCTTTGTCTACAGGTGCATGAAAATTTACCAGCCACAAATCAAAGGGTAGTGGTAATGCTTTGACAGTATTTTCTAGGGTAGTAGTTGCAGTATGAGAATCTTGGTCTTGATGTGCCAGAAGAAATAGAGAACCGGGAGACTTAATATTTTGTATTCTCAATTCCCTAGCTATTCCCATCATTTCACCCATCTGCACATGGGTGATTTGTGTAGTGGCAATGAGAACGGGAACTTGGGATGTTTGTTGAATTAATTTGATGAATAGATCAGGGCGGTAGTATTTCTGATAACCAAGATTGCAAATCACTGTTAGGGCGCTAACAAATCCCATCAACCAAATCACCATGACGGCTTTTTTACCTTGATAACTGTGCCAAGCCACGGCTAGACTAGCTCCTAGTAAAACAATCACACATGGGAAGTAAACAAAGTTATAACGCGCACCTCTGGTTAAGTCTATACCTAGAAAATAGGTAAACATAAAAAATAAAGCGATCGCTCCTACAACAACCCCCGTTAATACCTGTGTTGTCAAACGGGTTTCTGGTTGCTGTAAGTTTGCTTTCAACCCCTGGACTAAAATTGGTGCTGCCCAAATGATAAAGATCAGCATCACCAAACCAGAAGCAATCACAACTACCAAATCTGGTGATTCTACGGGTAGTAAGTAAAGCATAGTTACCCAAGCCCCAAAAGCCTGAAACAACGGACTTAACCAAGCAAATCCTTGACGGGGCTGCTGTATCCATTCTGTTAATTGCTCACCGTAGCTATTCTGTAAAAAAACTGGTAGCCAAACTATACCAGTGATAAAAGTACCTAGTGCAACACCATAGATCCGTCGCCAAGGGGGAGATAAGAAAACTTTGGGGTTAATTGGGATTTGCCGCCCAGCCAGAACTATCAACACCAAGCCTTCTGTACACAAAGTCAGAACAAAGAAATAATGAGTAGCTATTCCCAAGGCATTAATTATTAGCCAACCTAGTGCGATGGTAATAGGTATTTGTGTCTGGTTTTGAATGTGGCGAGTAGCTATAACAAAGCAGGCGAGGGAAGCAATCACCCACACAATTGCCAAAGTGTAGTGCCGGGCTTCTTGTGCCAAAAAGATGGCGTATGGTGACACAGCCATTATGGCTGCTGCTAAATGAGCTACTAAGCGGGAGCGAAAGGCAATCCAGCTAAAGATATAGATAGCGGGGATAGATACCGCCCCTAAAATCGCCGCTAGCGATCGCGCCCCCCACAATGAAACTAAACCCTGTTGCGTGGGAAATAACTGCATCCATAAGTGGGCTAAAGCAAAGTACATTGGGGGATGGTTGGTTTCATGACTCAGGTGTGTCCAGACATCATGAAGATTTGCAGCTGGTTGTGGTTGCAGTGGTTGCAACAAAATCTCAGGTGCGATCGCTTGATTTAAAGGTACTCCTAAAAAACTGTTGCCCAGACTAAACACCAAGGTGGAAAATTCATCAGTCCAAGGAGGCTTGGCGGTTAAGTTGGTTAAACGTAAGCCGAGTCCGATGATTACCCACATCAGCAACAGTAAAGGATGAAACCAACGAGCCGGAATGGTAGAGTGCCAATTATACAAACGCATCTATTCCTTGCTAGAAGCCAAGTACCAGAACAAGTCAATCTGTATATATTAGACCTCAGATTGGCCGTTTAATTTGTTCGCTATATTTTACGGTAAATCTGCGTTCCTTCGATGTTGTTCAAAAGTACGTACTGCGTTTGTAGAGTTTTTTCCAATAAAGCCACAGCATCTGGATGATCCTGTAAATACCAGACACCTTCTTTCTTGACAATAAATTCGGGTTTTTGATTAAGAATTTGGAGTAACTCTTGGTTGGTAGTAGCAGTTTGACCTTTCACAGCACGCAATAAATATTCTCTACTAATATTCGACGGATGTGTGACTATCTTCGTTGGTGGTTTAATGTCAAGCAGCCAATAAACAAGATGATGCTCCATCATATAGATTGTAGTATTGCGCCCCCCTTGTTGAGATAAGTATTGGGCTAACTCATATTCTCTGCCATAGGAGAGTGGTTGTTGCGAGAAAAAGCGAGTTCCAACTACTTTGTATTCATTTAATGTTGGTAGTGCCACTAGAGTCAAAGTCAATATCAGAATAAAATATCCTGCTTTGAGGTTGAATTTTAAAAGACCAATAAACCAAGATGAAAATATGACAGCGAAAAAAGGAGCAAGTTGAATCATATAATGATTATGCGCTGCCCCACTCTTTAAAATCGACAATTCGGTACCAAAAAAGAATATAGTGCAGTATATTAATTGATTTTGTTTTAATGACAAGTTTTTCTCTTGTTTAATCAGCCTAATTATTTGTATTATTCCAATTAAAAATACAATACCCCATACATTATAAATTTGCTGAAAAATAAGTTGCCATAATGATGCTTGAGAAGTAGAATAAGCTAAAGAGGCATCAATTATTGATACCTTAAATATTTGAGTATTATTGGTTATTACATAGGGCAAGTATAACACTATAGGTGGAATTAAAAAGCCAATGATATAAGCAATAATTTCAAAATATTTTTTCTCATTGAAATTTATACTTTTGGCTAAAATGTATAAGCCTAAAATTAATGTTACATAGGCTAAATTTAGGCGAATCATACAGGCAAATGCCATCAACAACCCAACCAGAAAAAATTTAATATTCCCTAACTTATTACTTCTCACCAGTAAGGCTAAAGCACCGAGTAAAGGCACAAGAGCTATATGCTCAGTCATGACAGATTTACCATCTGTCAGAGGACCACTTAGCATGATAAAGAGCATAGCAGCCGATAGACTGATTTTTAAACTCCAGAGAGAGCGACAAATATAATAGGTTAGGATTGCGGCAGCGATGACGCATAGAGTTCCAAATAAGCGAACAGATATAATAGATTTACCAAAAGCAAACATCGCAAAAGCATAGCTAAAGAATGCCAGTGGAGGTTTGAGATCCCAGAGTTCTAAATAGGGTAGGTTGCCGTCTAAAATAGATTGACCCATAAGAATAAACGTACTTTCATCCCAATTAAATACGGCACGAAAGAAAAACGGCAGACGAAACAAAAAGCTAAATAGAACTATAATAATTAAAATTCTTGATTTAGATAGGTGTAGGCATTTCATTACAGTTCTTGGCTATCCTCTAGGGGCAATTTTTATGTATGTTTGATTACAGTATTTGATCATACTGCTAAAAGTATAGTTTACAGGATTTATGTAAGTGTCTGATTTAACGGCAGTGATACAATTTGTACTCATAGCCATGCACATATGGCAATGATTTAGTTTCAGGTACACATTTTTTCACTTCTTCGGGTGTGGGTGCATGAAAATTCACTAGCCATAAGTCCAAAGGTCGTGGTAGTTGCTTTAAGGTATTTTCTAAGGACAAGGTGGAAGTATTGGGGTCTTTCTCTTGATGAGCTAACAGAAATTTGGTACTAATAGGTGAATCAGAAAATTTTACCTCCCAGGCAATCCCCATCATTTCGCCAGTTTGCACTAAGCTTTTGTGGGTTGTGGCAATGAGGACTGGAAGTGAGGAATTTTGTTCAATTAAAGGGACGAACAAATCAGGGCGGTAGTATTTGCGATACCCCAAATTGCTAGTAACAGTAACAGCACTAATTAATCCCATGACCCCAATGAGGATCACAGCTTTTTTACCATTTATACCCCATTTACCAATTTCTGGATTTTGATAACAAACTGCAAGGCTTGCCCCCAGTAGGATCATAACGGCAGGAAAATAAACAAAGTTGTAACGAGCGCCTCGTGTCAGGTCAATACCAAGAATATAAGTAAATATAAAGAATACAGCGATCGCTCCTAAAACTACCCCAGCCAATACCTGAGCGATCGCACCTGTTTCAGGTTGCTGTAGTTGGACTTTAATACCACGAAGTAAAATTGGTGTTGCCCAAATAAAGAAAATTAACATTACCAACCCAGAGGCAATTACAGTTGTTAACTCTGGTGCTTCTACTGGTAGTAAGGAAATCATGGTAATCCACGCTGCGAAAGCTTGGAAAATGGGGCTGACCCATTCCAGTCCAACACGTTCACCTTGAATCCACTCTGTTAAACTACTAAGATACCGATTTTGTAAAAAGCTCGGTAGCCAAACTAAACCTGCTACAGCAGTACCAGTGGACACAGCATAGATACGCCACCACAAAGGGGAGAAAAATACTAAAGTTTTTGTTTGTATAGATTGTTGCCAAGCTAAAATGATCAAAACTAGAGCTTCAGCACCGAGTGTAAGAACAAAGAAATAATGAGTAGCAATACCCAAAGCATTAATTCCTACCCAACAGATCATTAACCCAAGTGGTAATGATGTATGGTTTTGCAGGTAACGGGTGGCAATTACCAAACATGACAGGGAAGCTATCACCCAAACAATAGCTAAACTATAATGACGTGCTTCTTGTGCTAAGAAAATGCCGTATGGTGAGACTGCCATCATAGCAGCAGCTAG carries:
- a CDS encoding glycosyltransferase family 39 protein — its product is MRLYNWHSTISARWLHPLLLLMWLIIGLGLRFANLTAKPPWTDEFATLVFSLGNSFLGVPLDQAIAPNILLQPLQTNPASGIGDVINNILTKDTHPPLYFVLVHLWMRLFPNQESLVSLFAARSFPALLGAASIPLTYILGRLAFRSSLVGQLAAAMMAVSPYGIFLAQEARHYSLAIVWVIASLSCLVIATRYLQNHTSLPLGLMICWVGINALGIATHYFFVLTLGAEALVLIILAWQQSIQTKTLVFFSPLWWRIYAVSTGTAVAGLVWLPSFLQNRYLSSLTEWIQGERVGLEWVSPIFQAFAAWITMISLLPVEAPELTTVIASGLVMLIFFIWATPILLRGIKVQLQQPETGAIAQVLAGVVLGAIAVFFIFTYILGIDLTRGARYNFVYFPAVMILLGASLAVCYQNPEIGKWGINGKKAVILIGVMGLISAVTVTSNLGYRKYYRPDLFVPLIEQNSSLPVLIATTHKSLVQTGEMMGIAWEVKFSDSPISTKFLLAHQEKDPNTSTLSLENTLKQLPRPLDLWLVNFHAPTPEEVKKCVPETKSLPYVHGYEYKLYHCR